TTTCCTGGCCATGATCCTGTCGCCCCTTCTCGGCGGGTTGCTGGCGTATGGTTTCATGAAACTGATCAAACACCTGTTTGCCAACGTCAGCCCGTCGCGGGTGAAGCGCATCTTCCGACCGCTGCAGATCTTCTCGGCCTCGTTCATGGCCTTCAGCCACGGGACGTCGGACGCTCAGAAAGCGATGGGCATCATCACCCTGGCCCTGGTGGCGGGCGGCGTGCAGGATTCCCTTGAGGTGCCCTTCTGGGTCATCCTGGCCGCCGGGTTGGCCATGGCTGCGGGTACGGCCGCGGGCGGCTGGCGTGTCATCAAGACGATGGGCGTGCGGCTGAGCCGCCTGGAGACGCCCCACGGGTTTGCCGCCGAGACGGCGGCGGCGCTGCTGTTGACCACGGTGGCCAAAATCGGCATTCCCGTCAGCACAACGCACACCATCACGGGGGCCATTGTCGGCGTGGGGGCAGCCGAGCGCCTGCGCAGCGTGCGATGGGGCATTGCCGGGAAGATCCTGTACGCGTGGATTTTCACCCTGCCGTGCACGGCGCTGGTCAGCTTTTTGGTGTACAAGGTGCTGAGCGTGCTGGAGTGAGACGCCTTCCGGTACAGAGGGACGCGGTCCCTCTTTCTTTTTTTTCTTGCCGGTGGTTGCAAAGGTGTTCCGGTCCTGGACGCGAATGGTATAATAGAGAAAAAAACGGGAACGGAGG
This portion of the Calditerricola satsumensis genome encodes:
- a CDS encoding inorganic phosphate transporter, translated to MVLLVLVVVLALLFDFTNGWNDSANAIATVVGTRTLTPMKAVILAAVLNLAGAFFSTAVAKAIGKDIVDPNGVTQLVIVATLIGATLWNAVMTLLGLPISASHALIGSLIGAAVSYSGVDVLQTKGLTKIFLAMILSPLLGGLLAYGFMKLIKHLFANVSPSRVKRIFRPLQIFSASFMAFSHGTSDAQKAMGIITLALVAGGVQDSLEVPFWVILAAGLAMAAGTAAGGWRVIKTMGVRLSRLETPHGFAAETAAALLLTTVAKIGIPVSTTHTITGAIVGVGAAERLRSVRWGIAGKILYAWIFTLPCTALVSFLVYKVLSVLE